In a single window of the Nicotiana tomentosiformis chromosome 8, ASM39032v3, whole genome shotgun sequence genome:
- the LOC104104183 gene encoding zinc finger CCCH domain-containing protein 20-like, whose translation MMMIGRSPHSHPTVQVPPWDVIDDPTVDVHSPFSVTPNNYSTSPDSGFDALTALHRYLPSNANDVMFDSDGLDIPVDAFSCDNFRMYEFKVRKCARGRSHDWTECPYAHPGEKARRRDPRKYFYSGTACPDFRKGLCKKGDACEYAHGVFECWLHPARYRTQPCKDGTHCRRRVCFFAHTPEQLRVLPQNSPRSYAAESCDSFDGSPSRLGFDSFSSSPPFDSPPMTPSGSLSLNSVNGLAESMRNMQIGMVRGLSSPTWGLQMGSPGFGSSRSPSMLRPGFMSLPTTPTRNPTRSGLAVFDQWEKTYEEEPTMERVESGRDLRARIYAKLSMENSLDSGAPDVGWVSELLK comes from the coding sequence ATGATGATGATCGGACGATCACCTCACTCACATCCGACCGTCCAAGTCCCTCCTTGGGACGTTATAGATGATCCAACGGTTGATGTTCATTCCCCATTTTCCGTTACACCCAACAACTACTCCACTAGTCCTGATTCTGGTTTCGACGCCTTAACGGCGTTGCACCGTTATCTGCCGTCGAATGCTAACGACGTCATGTTCGACTCTGACGGCTTGGACATTCCCGTGGACGCTTTCTCATGCGATAACTTCCGCATGTATGAGTTCAAAGTGAGGAAGTGTGCACGTGGAAGGTCACATGATTGGACGGAATGTCCGTACGCTCATCCCGGCGAGAAGGCTCGCCGTCGAGATCCTCGGAAGTATTTTTACTCCGGCACTGCTTGTCCGGATTTTCGTAAAGGTCTGTGTAAGAAAGGCGATGCATGCGAGTACGCTCACGGTGTATTCGAGTGTTGGCTTCACCCTGCTCGCTATCGTACGCAGCCCTGTAAGGATGGGACCCACTGTCGCCGGCGCGTGTGCTTCTTTGCTCACACGCCGGAGCAACTCCGTGTTCTCCCACAGAACAGTCCGCGAAGCTATGCTGCTGAGTCGTGTGACTCGTTCGACGGATCGCCGAGTCGACTCGGTTTCGACTCGTTCTCGTCATCTCCGCCGTTTGACTCGCCTCCAATGACTCCGAGTGGATCGTTGAGTCTGAACTCAGTTAACGGACTCGCTGAGTCGATGCGTAACATGCAGATTGGGATGGTTAGGGGTTTGAGTAGCCCTACGTGGGGGTTGCAAATGGGCTCTCCCGGGTTTGGTTCATCACGGAGCCCATCAATGCTCCGACCCGGGTTTATGAGCCTTCCAACTACCCCGACCCGAAACCCGACCCGCTCTGGACTGGCTGTGTTCGACCAGTGGGAGAagacttacgaagaggagccaACGATGGAGAGGGTAGAATCTGGAAGGGATCTCCGAGCCAGAATTTATGCGAAACTCAGCATGGAAAACTCGCTTGACTCGGGTGCTCCGGATGTTGGATGGGTTTCAGAACTCTTGAAATGA